One Microcebus murinus isolate Inina chromosome 24, M.murinus_Inina_mat1.0, whole genome shotgun sequence genomic window, GATCGCACCCGTTGTTATGTCTTTGGCCACCGCTGGCcgccagggaggctgggaaacatGTGTTGCCTTCCGGAAGAAAACAGTGCTCTGTTAGTAAGGAAAAGGGGACATGCATGGCGGCGGGCAGCTGGCAGCCTCTGCCCCGGAAGGCACCCCGGAAGCCAGGCAGGAGCTCCAGGGCGTGACGAAGGGCCCTGCTGACTCACAGAGGCAAGGTCAGGTGGAAGTGGGGTTTTCATGTGGCTGTGGCCAGACACGTGCCGAGGTTCGGGGATGGAGCCAAACCAGCAAGTGGGAAGCACAGTTGGCGGCAGAGGCTTCCGGGAGACCCAACCAGAGACAGGAACGCGGGAGGGTGGGGCCGAGGTCAGGCCAGTGCGGAGGAGGTGGAGGAGCCTCGCGGTCAGGCTGGTGGCCTCGACTGGCAGTCAGTGGGGGCTGGAGAGGCGGGCAGCAGCAGAGTTTCCGGGGTCCAGGCGGGTCTGTGGGGTTCACGTCTGACAGTgggctcccttcccccacctggaGCTGGAGCGCAGGTGTACCCCTGTGCACCCAGCCTGCCTACATCCCAGAGGGTCTTGACTTTGCTCTACATGCACACGGACGTGACGACTGCTGCATGCCGGATGAAAACTAACGACAGCAGGGTCGCTCTTGACGCGATGGCCTTAAAATAAACAGGCAGATTTGACTACGTACTTTCACATCCCCAACATCTGTAACCCATCTGACCTTCCAAAAGGCTGataagagaacaaaacaaaactcttcttTGTGGGGAGATGGCCAATGAACCGTACTTGACTCCACAAAATCCCAACTAAGGGTCTTCCAAGGTACAGTTGTGGGTGCATTCATTCTGTTAACTTGCTGGAGTTACCTTACCTCTCTGATCCCTGGTTTCTTTGTTTGTAAAATGATGGAGCTGGGCCAAATGATTCTGCTTCTTTCTAACTCtggttgttatttttgtttttttgtgacagagtctcactcttttgcccgggctagagtgttgtggcatcagcctagctcacagcaacctcaaattactgggctcaaagcgatcctcctgcctcagcctcccgagtagctgggactatagacatgcaccaccatgcccggctaatattttgtatatatattttagttggtcaattgatttctatttgtagtagagatggggtcttgctcttgcccaggctggtttcgaactcctgaccttgagcgatcctcccgcttcggcctcccagagtgctaggattacaggcgtgggccaccgcgcccagccttcttTCTAACTCTGAACTTGTATGAACCTAAAAAGCCGTGTGTGAAATCGCTGCCCAGAACTTGATAAACAGACACTTTAGAGGACTTGCATTGGTGAAGATGTAGCCTCCTTGCCGAGGACTAACGGAGGTCCTTGTTCTTTCTCCCGTCCTCGCACCTGTGTCTCCACAGCTGTGCACCCTGCAGTGTGAAGAGAAGGTCTTCCCCAGCCCGCGCTGGACTCCGTGCGCCAAGGCCACGGCCAGGGGCTCCTGGCAGCTCAGCCCTGCTGCCCCGGGCCACGCGGCGGCTGCCCTTCTCCAGCCCGGCGCCCCCGAGATGCAGCAGCTGAAGCGGATGCCCCGGGTCGGGGGCCCGCTCCCTGCGCAGGACGAGACCGGGCCCGGCCCGGAGGAGGCCGGCGAGATGGAGACCCAGCAGAAGCAGCTGCAGAAGAGGTTCGGGGGCTTCACCGGGGCCCGGAAGTCGGCCCGGAAGTTGGCCAACCAGAAGCGGTTCAGTGAGTTTATGAGGCAGTACCTGGTCCTGAGCTTGCAGTCCAGCCAGCGCCGGCGCACCCTGCACCAGAATGGTAACGTGTAGCCGCGGGGGAGCCCTCCCAGCCGCACCGTCCGCGCCACCCACGAGTGAGTTGGGCACCGATTAGCTGGGGGCAGGCAGAGACCTCACAGCCCAGCCGCCTTAGCCTGGAAGCACATCAGCCCCAAACACACACCCCACACCACCTCCAGGAGTCCGGCGCCGGGAGCCCTGGGAGGGCCACTCCCCTGCCTGCTCCTGCCCAGCCTGTCTCTAGGGAGCACACAGCTGCCCACAGCTGCTCCTTGAGGCTGTCCACTCCCCCGTCGGGGGACTGGTTACCATGGGGATAATAGTAGTACGTTAGGGTAACTAATTCCTCCATCCCTCTCCAGGAGCTTAGTTACTATGGGGACAGCTAAGTGGACCAATCCTCCTCTCTGGTTGCCATAGCAACCATTCAGCTCACCTCTCCTCGGAGACTTTATCTCTAAAAACCAATCACTGGACCTACTCTTAGCCATTCGCCAAGAGTCCGATTACTGTGGCTGTGATGTCGCTATTTCATCTTCAAAGGCAGCTTACCTATCCTCTCCCCTTCCCGCTGTGTCTGGACTCCATGGAAACCATAAAAGCCCCCCATGTCCCCCAGCCAAGCAGTTTCTTGTTAGGCCCAGGAGTTATGCTCTCTCCTTGTCTTCCTCCCACAAGCCGTTTGTCGCTCCTGCCTCCTTGCTGGAGATGCACCGATGGCGTCATCTCTGAGCAAGACTGGGAGAAGCTGGCCCCAGTGACCCAGTAGCTTCCAGAATATAGACTAAAGGAATTCATTTTCCCTCCTCAAGTTTCGCTTCTTTCCGGCATGCCATGTCgccttgcttttgtttgtttgctttcgtccctctctcctgtcttccttgttctccctcccttctgccctcTTCCCACTCCCGCGGGCATGCTTATACGAGCACACATAACAAGTATCAGATGATACACATCAAAGACCCTAATTTATTGCCCAGTCATTCGAGATCTAACTTTCCTCAGCCCATCAACCCGTGCATAACTGTGAACAGCACTGGGAACTAGCACAGcagaattttccaaaaatttaagaaaatcccAACCACCAAGTCCTTGGGAATATGGTCACTGGCAGAGTCCTGCATGGCTCCTCCAACAGCTCAGAAACTTGCCCAAACACAAAGAACTAGTCAGTTTGTCAAATTCATCCCAAAGCATTACCCAGTTAGGGCTTTTCCCTGACTCGGAGGCATGAGAGAGAAATGTGTTTTGCACTGCTGTTTCAGTTTGCTTCCCATACATCAGAGGCGGCCCTGTCACTAATAATCTCCCTTGAAGACAATTAATGCACCTGCTAATCATTGGCACCTGCGCATCAGCACGGAGGCAGCCCACGTAGCTCTTTGCAGGTAGGACAGAGGGTTTGCAACCGGCCCGTTACCAAATATGGACACGGGCATTCGGTTGTGAAAAGGCTGCCGTGTTTATTTTAGCGGATGACTAATCTCGAAG contains:
- the PNOC gene encoding prepronociceptin — protein: MKILLCDLLLLSVFSSVFSSCQRDCLTCREQLRPALDSFNLELCTLQCEEKVFPSPRWTPCAKATARGSWQLSPAAPGHAAAALLQPGAPEMQQLKRMPRVGGPLPAQDETGPGPEEAGEMETQQKQLQKRFGGFTGARKSARKLANQKRFSEFMRQYLVLSLQSSQRRRTLHQNGNV